One part of the Sebastes fasciatus isolate fSebFas1 chromosome 8, fSebFas1.pri, whole genome shotgun sequence genome encodes these proteins:
- the magixb gene encoding membrane-associated guanylate kinase, WW and PDZ domain-containing protein 1 — protein MYIDAFKRILFERLNCLKRMCVCQRQGSSFAMSKTAVKKLHWRSKVQDSFVPLLGSSGELGIAIGGGADYGEFPFVTSAPGGGLTVGDIILEIGGTPVLGMTLGDVRGVLNSCPHPIRIKTVSPGSSLCKDLRLYLSKCFTPGSVDSQLQQVIRENLYLRAVPCTTRQPRDGEISGVDYNFVSIEEFFSLEESGALLESGKFKGNYYGTPRPVHISAESPPITYQEHRNLLRNFRTRSKSLSNLEKAAEDGENSEDDSGLSGGSAGVSSSVPPSHRSPGRPRASSSGDGRVVENGIIGSRSGARVRGVMPDHWDQAFSDPGESHYTDRTPKRTNWQSPRASSRETVYKNEWFTEQPGELRGFPVHTHLIKGSRGFGFNIVGGSRPREFLQVYSVTSSGPSALKTADILVYINDVCVLGVSHKEVVEMLKSVSVGHSVDVEVTRGYPMLYNPDGCPKQPAPRLLDSGDPILPPTTTQPQPLHQLPRLPTPTPHTQHFNYNGVHSDMSYMEPGVTLDANGNAMSFATTQLPSYRRSSMSNAPSPPPVRPPRSLRSLARLQSFDPTLASQSDSEVVSAIGSHRASMIRNHNNNSLSAPPHPYHYGTSKSSESDLSTCTLSGSRLPLPQSPGRPSSSPGGPRSAHSRLFRPQPSHLRPPATPESPRHHRGFNGFHGNTSPTASPSSVSSPGALSVGSGVGSFSGGELVPVALAQTEGDGGLGFSVMAGGPGGRMTIVKRVWDRKQCSSLQPGDAIVKINGADVQSLSFAQVQTVLQEHTKQAEVILLVYRGGVYHSTISPGSHRRLPPPLLRPPPPPVGSDNSSLFPEALPVPRTSVSAPNSPAPMRSSLVQSTSFLESIPVTLTMEPKDWINTGLEDEAGGVTVPDSGLERQGGERTRPLRGFDVELRRKQGEGFGFVIASQDVENGKAASLLPHRFVTVRRGSPAAKSGQIRPGDRLEAVEGRSVVTLPHRELAQILRRAGNTLRLTIVPRPSTYSSSLSETTEYDPGHRSKKGQRSRPKRDSRYYSVDLDRGHSGFGFSLRGGSEYNMGLYVLGLMEGGPASRSLKMQVSDQLVEINGDSTAGMTHSQAVEQIRRGGHRIHLVLKRGNGYVPDYVELSSLSLCMTNSKLGEPCFYVIGRTENTRLVMVPAVSTESPPPPSCITPRSRVWLQ, from the exons CTCATTTGCCATGTCTAAGACAGCGGTGAAGAAGCTGCACTGGCGTTCCAAGGTGCAGGACAGCTTCGTCCCCTTGCTGGGCTCGTCGGGGGAGCTGGGGATCGCCATTGGTGGAGGAGCGGATTATGGAGAGTTTCCTTTTGTCACGTCGGCTCCGGGGGGCGGACTCACAGTGGGCGACATCATCCTAGAGATCGGGGGAACGCCAGTGTTAGGGATGACATTAGGAGATGTCCGTGGCGTCCTCAATTCCTGCCCCCATCCAATCCGCATCAAGACTGTGTCACCAG GCTCATCATTGTGCAAGGATCTCAGGTTGTATCTGAGCAAGTGTTTCACACCCGGCTCAGTGGACAGCCAGCTTCAGCAGGTCATCAGAGAGAACCTCTACCTCCGCGCTGTACCTT gtACAACCAGACAGCCCAGAGATGGGGAGATCTCAGGCGTAGACTACAACTTTGTCTCCATTGAGGAGTTCTTCTCCTTGGAGGAGTCGGGAGCGCTGCTCGAGAGTGGAAAGTTCAAAG GGAATTACTACGGCACGCCTCGGCCCGTTCACATCAGCGCGGAGAGCCCCCCCATCACCTACCAAGAACACCGCAACCTGCTCAGAAACTTCCGCACACGCAGCAAATCCCTCAGCAACCTGGAGAAGGCTGCAGAGGACGGTGAGAACAGCGAGGATGACTCTGGCCTGTCAG GAGGCTCTGCAGGTGTCAGCAGCAGCGTCCCTCCTAGTCATCGGTCTCCCGGGCGACCCCGTGCGTCCAGCAGCGGGGATGGTCGCGTCGTAGAGAACGGGATCATCGGCAGCAGAAGCGGTGCAAGGGTGAGAGGTGTGATGCCTGATCACTGGGACCAGGCCTTCAGTGACCCCGGAGAGTCTCACTACACAGA CCGCACCCCAAAGAGGACCAACTGGCAGAGTCCTCGAGCCTCAAGCAGGGAGACCGTCTACAAAAATGAAT GGTTCACGGAGCAGCCCGGGGAGCTCAGGGGTTTCCccgtgcacacacacttgaTCAAGGGCTCCAGGGGGTTTGGTTTCAACATTGTCGGGGGCAGCAGGCCAAGAGAGTTCCTCCAGGTCTACAGCGTGACTTCAAGCGGACCCTCAGCACTCAAGACAG CGGACATCCTGGTGTACATCAATGACGTCTGTGTGTTGGGAGTGTCTCACAAAGAGGTGGTGGAGATGCTCAAGTCGGTGTCAGTGGGCCACAGTGTGGACGTAGAGGTCACAAGAGGTTACCCCATGCTCTACAACCCCGATGGTTGTCCCAAGCAGCCCGCGCCAAGGCTGCTGGACAGCGGCGACCCCATCCTACCACCCACCACCACCCAGCCTCAGCCTCTTCACCAACTACCTCGCCTCCCGACACCCACTCCCCACACCCAGCACTTTAACTACAACGGGGTCCACAGCGACATGAGCTACATGGAGCCAGGCGTGACTCTTGATGCCAATGGAAACGCCATGTCTTTCGCTACCACACAACTGCCCTCGTACAGACGCTCCAGTATGAGCAACGCGCCCTCTCCCCCACCTGTGCGTCCTCCTCGTTCGCTGAGAAGTCTAGCCCGGCTGCAGTCGTTCGACCCGACGCTCGCCAGCCAGAGTGACAGCGAAGTTGTTTCTGCCATTGGTTCACACAG GGCCTCAATGATCCGTAATCACAACAATAACTCCCTCTCAGCGCCCCCTCATCCTTATCATTACGGCACGTCCAAGTCGTCTGAGAGTGACCTGTCCACCTGCACCCTGTCGGGGTCCCGGCTGCCCCTGCCTCAGTCCCCGGGGAGGCCCTCGTCCTCCCCCGGCGGCCCCCGCAGCGCCCACTCCCGCCTCTTCAGACCGCAGCCCTCACACCTCAGACCTCCCGCCACCCCTGAGAGCCCCCGCCACCACAGAGGCTTCAACGGTTTCCATGGCAACACCAGCCCCACTGCGAGTCCCAGCAGCGTGTCCTCTCCCGGGGCGCTGAGTGTGGGCAGCGGAGTTGGCAGCTTCAGCGGAGGGGAGCTGGTGCCAGTGGCCTTGGCCCAGACCGAAGGAGACGGAGGACTCGGCTTCAGCGTGATGGCTGGCGGTCCAGGAGGCAGGATGACTATAGTGAAAAGAGTCTGGGACAGGAAGCAGTGCAGCTCCCTGCAGCCAGGGGATGCTATTGTCAAGATCAACGGAGCAGATGTCCAGAGTCTTAGTTTTGCACAG GTACAAACAGTTCTCCAGGAACACACCAAACAGGCAGAAGTCATCTTGTTGGTTTACAGAGGAG GTGTCTATCATTCAACCATCTCCCCCGGCTCCCACCGGAGACTCCCTCCGCCTCTCCTCCGCCCCCCTCCTCCACCTGTCGGTTCAGACAACTCCTCTTTGTTCCCAGAAGCTCTGCCTGTGCCCCGTACCTCCGTCAGCGCCCCTAACTCCCCAGCCCCGATGCGCTCCTCGCTGGTCCAGAGCACCAGCTTCTTGGAGTCCATTCCGGTGACCCTCACCATGGAGCCCAAAGACTGGATCAACACGGGCCTGGAGGACGAGGCCGGCGGTGTCACGGTGCCTGACTCGGGTCTGGAGAGGCAGGGTGGCGAACGAACGCGGCCGCTCCGAGGGTTTGATGTGGAGCTGAGGAGGAAGCAGGGAGAGGGCTTTGGATTCGTCATCGCCTCTCAGGATGTGGAGAATGGCAAAG CTGCTTCACTTCTCCCCCACCGGTTTGTGACGGTACGTCGAGGCAGCCCGGCGGCCAAGAGCGGTCAGATCCGGCCCGGAGATCGATTAGAGGCCGTAGAGGGACGCTCGGTGGTGACCCTGCCTCATCGGGAGCTCGCTCAGATCCTTCGTCGAGCAGGAAACACGCTGCGCCTCACCATCGTCCCCCGTCCCAGCACCT ATTCTTCAAGCCTTTCAGAAACCACTGAGTATGACCCCGGTCACAGAAGCaaaaaaggtcagaggtcgCGTCCAAAG CGTGACTCCAGGTATTACAGCGTGGACCTGGATCGTGGCCACTCAGGCTTCGGCTTCAGCCTCCGAGGGGGCAGCGAGTACAACATGGGCCTCTACGTCCTGGGACTGATGGAGGGGGGGCCGGCCTCACGGAGTCTAAAAATGCAG GTCAGTGATCAGCTTGTGGAGATCAATGGGGACAGTACAGCAG